The DNA segment TCTGATTAGAGGGCCACATGCAGCAGTTCCTCAAGATAGCAAAAAAGGGGAACATGGCATCTTAAGACTACTCAAGCTGGCATGTTTTAAATTCATTCCCCGTCTCTCAGTGAGGAAGCCGAGTTTTCATGTGCAGCAGTAAAGAACAAACAAGGGCGCATGCTTCTGCTGACAGCCCGACTACTCGCTGTAGTGGAGTCAGACTCCAGAGGATGCCCAGGCCGGGCCCTGAGGAGGATGAAAGCGTCACTCCCAAAGAATCAAGCTCCCAGGGGACAATGAGGTCCTGAGCAAGCTTCTCATGCAAATTACCAATGCACCTTAAGTTGTTCCAAGAATATGTAAAGTGAAATTTGGAGTTTAATTAAAATCAGAACAGAGAtacattaaaaagcaaacaaaaaatactttTCCATTCATCAATTGTTGAGACTGAAAGCATCTCCAAAACTCTGGAGACCCAGCTTATTCCTGAGAGACATCAACCATCACAAAAGGTTTCACTTTTTGAACTCTTCACATTTTGTagcagaaaacagaacaaagttcCTCAgacatccttccttctttctgtctaAAATGTATTCGCAAACAGGGTCTTTTCATAGttcaaaagaaaaacagcttTCTATCTTAGCCAACTGGCCTGTTACTCTCACCCTGGGATCTGATCTCTTAATAAGAGGGTTCAGGGCACCAAATCCAACCAGAAATTCCCAGGACACCAGTGGCTATTTTACTTGTCTTTCTATGAGGGGAGTCACTCTCCCAGGATTACTGTGCCAGTCAATAGTCAGGACCATGGGATGGGGAATGAAGCAGCAAAGGgtaagggaaaagaatgaggTTTCCATGAACAACCCAGGGAAGGCAGAATGGTCCAGTTTCACAATCCACCCACTACAAACTCCAAACATGCACACCCAAAACTAGAGCGAGAAGGAAAGAGCTCGTAAGGGACTAGGGAAGACAAGGGATGGTGACATGGAACAGCAGACTCGCCTACGGACAATTCTCACCTTCCTAACACCGGAAGATGTGTAATTAAAAAGTTGCTGTTCAAAACTGTACTGAAAACATCTAAAAATAGGTCTGTactcatcttaaaaataaaaggtcacTCCTCAGTTAAGAGGAGTGACAGATATTATCAGATACCAACACTTGAGGTATCCTGGATGTACATTTGAAAAATGGCCTGGCAGAgataagggagggaaggaaggaaggcgggagggagggagggaaagatagGGAAATTCAGAGTACCATGGGAAAGGTAAGAAAAGTGGAAGGAACGCATTTTTAAGCCCATGCTTCTCTATCTCAGCAGCCAAACAAAGCAGGTccacaaaggaaaaaagtttAGTTCTTTTCTAAGAGCATTCTGAAAGTCAACTTCAAACTCAAAAATCACAGACAACAAATATCACAATGCTCACTGGACTGAAAAAcaatgactactgagcctgggtacTCAAACAGTTCAATGTCTTCCGAGGTCATTCCTGGGTATCATCCTGCAGAggactattgggttggccaaaaagttcattctggtttttctgtaacatcttacggaaaaaccagAACGAACTTTTTGATCAACCCAATACATCGGGCCTTATCCAAAGAGCCTCTGTCCTGTCGTAGGGACCTGCTCCAGGAGCAGGAGAAATCACGTGGATAGCTCAGAGTACAAAAGGACTGCAAGCAACAAGATGCAAGCAGGGAGGgatgggagaaggggaggaaagaaCAGCTGGTGACCAAAGACCCCCTTCTGATGTAGAGTTAAGAAATGTTTGCACAATTGTGATAAGTAAACGAATGGGAAGATGCACTATAATACTAAAGACAGAAGACATTCCtcccagaggaaggaggggaagtgGACCTCAAAACAGTGCCCCAGGGTAATGCTACCAGAGATGTACAAACAGCGTTCTGTCCCCAAGGACAAACACCTCAAGGTAAAAGAGAAAGCAGCTCTCTTCCTGTTTACCATTTCCCTCCAATGGTTTTCAAGACCCCAAACCCAGACTTTTGCAGCAGTGAAACATGAGCAAGACagggaggagagacagagggTAAGAACAGGAATGATGCTGAACCTATCAAACCTCCATATCACTTCCCCAGACTTCCCAGCCAGCCAATTATTGGTAGGCTGGTATTTgatttgggattaaaaaaaaaatggggggaagggggaaccAGAGGTTAACTGTTTTCCTCTGTGGGCTGCTTAGTTCTACAGAAATATGCCAAGGGCCTTCAATCTAACTGTCTAACTGGGAAGGGGAACAGGAAATAGGGAGAAGAAATGGTCAGATGCAGCTCATCTTTGCATCCTTTGGCACCCGGAGAAGGAGCAGGGGAGCAGGAGTAGGAGACTGCAACAGGGATTGCTGGTACTGCCTCTTCTGTCTTTGCCTTGTTGATCCTATTGGCCAAATCAGGTACACACGTGTATCAGTGTTGCTGCTTTTCTTCTGATCCTCGCAGGACAGTCAGATGTCCATCTCAAACTGAGCGTCATCTCCTGGTTAGAATGAAGAACAGAAAAAGTAAAGCacgaagagaaaaagcaaaacagtTTTAACTATCATTCCCTTTGCACAAAGGTCAAAAAGGAATTCAAACTGTCCCATTCTCTGCAGCCTTGAAACAACTATTCTGCTTTGCTTTGGCTAGTCTTTTTAATCTGGGGGAAAAACAAGAATGGCAGTCAAATCACCCACAGGGAGGAGCAATTGGGGGAAAGGATACAAGTGAAAACTTTCTGAGTGTCCCTTTGTCCAGAGGTTGACCAAACGGAGCTCCTGGGGAGCACCTGGCCATCTATCAAGTCAGCAcattcttctggaggctctgaactTTGGCCCTGCTCTGAATCGACACTTTGTCCATTAAAAACTCATTTGGAATTTGAGGAGGCAGAATGCTGGCTCGTGTAAAAGGGTCATGGAGTGCAATCCAAGGTGTACTTCAGGAGCTGGCCATTtccacagacacagagaggacTCATTAataaacgtgtgtgtgtgagtatgggGGAGTATTTACTGAAATATTACAGGCAGTCCTGGAAAACGGGGTGAAAAACCATACTGCTTTTCCCTacaccagtggtccccaacccccccggccacggactggtactgtGGGCGAGTGAGAGAAGCTTCATCtctatttacagctgctccccatcgcttgcattaccgcctgagctccacctcctgtcagatcagctgcagcattagattctcacaggagtgtgaaccctactgtgaactgcgcatatGAGGGATTCTAGGTTGCgagctccttatgagaatctaatgtctgatgatctgaggtggagctgaggcggtgatgctagcactggggagtggctgcaaatacagatcatcattagcagagaggtctgactgcacagagaccgtaataaatcaactgcttgcagacacatatcaaaaccctatcagtgagtggcaagtgaaaacaagctcagggctcccactgattctgcattatgattgagttgtataattatttcattacatattagtgtaataataatagaaataaagtgcacgataaatgtaatgcacttgaatcatcccaaaaccatccccccatccccccagtccatggaaaaatcgtcttccacaaaactggtccctggtgccaaaaaggctggggaccgctgcCCTATACCACAAAAATGACGTTCTTCTTGTAAGAAGCAAGGTCTGTTTCCTGAGGGTGATGGAAATGGGAACTATtaaattgttttgtttctctgtgtgtgtgttatccCTAGTCCAACAAAGCCCAGGTTCAAGAGGTCCTCTTTGGGATTTACCAGTCCCTGATTTTGGATTCTTCCTCACCCCTCAACCCACACCTAGAGTAGATTTGGTTATGGTTTAGAAGTCAGGGTTTTCAGAACAATTCAATAATTCAATAAGCCTTGGTGAGGGGAGTGGGGGGAACCTTAGAGACATATGACTGAATACCAGTTACAACTGAAGCATCAACATTTTTTCAACCCACAGCAGACTGACATTCGAATCCCAGGGCTACCCTCTTGGTCCCTAATACCAGCATTCTCTTACCAACTGCATGCTTCCTGTCATGATTGTTCAAGTTGTTCAAATTGTTTACTTCTATTTTGGAGTCTTCAATTAAGGTGCTGGGGCTGGTGACTCCTGGGATATTGGGCAGATGGCAGGGCGGGGTCTGAGCCATGGGAGAGTTGCGACGATCCAACAGAAACTTTCGATCATAAATGATTCGAGTTCCTGGAAAACAGGGTTTAAAGAAGACAGAGTTTTGTATCctgtttcaaatataattttaggaCAAGGAAAGTAGAAATTTACCTTCACTTTCCTtgctttgaaaaataagaacttaGCAGCAATTCAAaaaggcaggacttccctggtggcgcactggttacgaatctgcctgccaatgcaggggacacaggttagagccctggtccaggaagatcccacatgccgcggagcaactaagcccgtgcgccacaactactgagcctgcgagccacaactgctgagcctacgTGCTGCTACTGAAGTCCGCTTACTCTAGgacccgtgtgccgcaactactgagcccacgtgccactactgaagcccgcacacctagagcccgtgctctgcaacaagagaagccaccgcaaatgaGAAGCgcaagcaccacaacgaagagtagcccccgctcgccacaactagagaaaagcccgcatgcagccacgaagacccaatgaagctgaagaaaacaaacaaacaaaaacaaacaaaaaggtagCTGAAGTTATGAGGAATGAATCATTCTGGAGAGCAGAAAACTTAGTTCAATTTtcgaaaaataaataatttgaactATTTTGGATGGAAATTTTTCTAATACAGATTATAAAACTTTTTACCACCTTAAACAGAAAACCAACcctttcttgatgaatctggttgATTATTATGAAACTCATTTATTATACTACGTTGTGACCTAGGAAGTCTCAGGGCCTATTCAGTTGGTGCTCTGTATTTTCCTTATACTGAATAGGATTCAGATAGCCAGGTTGTGCTTATGGCCCTCCCCACCATGGTTTCCTTGTCTCCTCCCTCACTGTTTGGCTAAGAACCATCTTTTTTCCATGTCTTAGTTTGGTTGCCCTAACCAAATACCACATTTTGGGTGTCTtacacagaaatgtatttccttaCAGTtctttctcattgtgtcctcccacgggggagaggggagcaagctctctggtgtctcttttggGACAATAATTCTATTGTGAGAGCCCCACCCTCAGGatttcatctaaacctaattacctcccaaggcCCTATCTCTATATATCATCACATTGTGGGGGTCAgtgcttcaatatatgaatgggGGGGGGAGCACAATTCAGTCTACAGTACACCCTTTACACCCATTCTAACTTGATACATCTAATCTGTTGGGTTTGGAAATTGGTGATCTGCTTATTTTAACACTATGTAAAATAAGAGCAAGTAGGCTGGGAAGGAGCCTGATGGTTTTCCAATGAACAAAGGGAAGCAGCTTTAGTGGATGGATTTTGTTGTGTCACCCCCCACTTTTGTCCATGGCTAGGTTTCAGAAGGGTGAGATTTCACCGTGAGATGTTCTTACTAATATTCATGTTGCAAGTCGGAACAAGATTATTCTCACTTCTGTAGTACGCTAAGCTTGGAAACTCTGAGGTGAGGTGGTGAAAAAACAGCACAGGATAAAAGCAAGCTTtctatttctaaattatatattaGCAACAACATAAACATTAAAGAATTATAATTGAACCAAGTAGGAAATAAGTAGTAGAAATTCTACCTAAATGTGTCAGATATAAGAGAAACTTTGAAGAACTCCTGCGACTTTGCAGAggcaataaaatacatttttttacttctttgggATATAATTCATGTACAATTCATTCAAAGTGTGtaattcaatagtttttagtatattcatagaattgtgcaatcatcaccacaatcttttttttcttggctgcgccatgaggctttcaggatcttagttccccgaccaggaattgaacctgggccacagcagttaAAGCGCCgggtcctaaccattggacccccagggaattcccaccacaAACTATTTTAGAACACTGTCATCATCCCCAAGATAACCCATATACATTTAGGAGTCCCTCCCCACGTTCTGCCAACCTCTCCagcctaggcaaccactgatctcttttctgtctctatagatttgcctattctagacatttcataaaaTACAATCATGCAATATGTGTCTGTTTATGACTATTTCTTTCACTTGCAggtttttaagattcattcatgtttagCATTTAtcagtacagctgacccttgaacaatgcaagtTAGAACTGTTTTTCAACAGGAAGTACTGCAGTACTATACAGTCagtgttggttgaatccatggaggCAGAGGGCCAACTACAGGTTACACTTGGATTaacccccacgttgttcaaggatcaactgtacttaatttctttgtattgccaaataatattccattgtatgtataaatCACATTTTATCAATtaaccagttgatggacatctaggttgtttccactttgaataatgctgctataaacattccctggtggtgcagcggttaagaatccgcctgccaatgcaggggacacgggttcaagccctggtcgaggaagaccccacatgccgcggagcaattaagcccgtgcgccacaactactgacccacgcacctagagcctgtgctccacaacgagaagccaccgcaacgagaagcccgtgcaccgcaacgaagagtagcccccgctcgacgcaactagagaaagcccgcgcgcagcaatgaagacccaatgcagccaaaaattaattaattaattttaaaaaatcaattggccGTAATtgtgaggatttatttctggacttccactgatctatgtgtatCCTTATGGCAGTAATACACTGTCTTGATTTGTAACaacttttgaaatcaggaagtgtgagtcttctaactttttctttttcaagattgcttgggCTATTTTAGGTCTCTTAAAGTTCcatatatgaattttagagtcAACCTGTCAACTTCTGTAAagaagccagctgggattttgatggggattgtgctgaatatatagataaatatggGGAGTagtgccatcttaacaatattaagtcttccgatccatgaacatggaatgtctaTTTATATAGGTcttctttctttcaacaatgttatCTAGTTTCCACAGtatatgttttgttgtttttttcgttaaatttatacctatgtattttattatttttatgctattataaatggaattattttctttatttcatttttggtttattgaaagtatatagaaacacaattggCTTTTGTATGCCAATCTCATTTCTTTCAGCCttactaaactcacttattagttttaatagtttaGTGGATTTTTAAGATACATTTGGTTTCAAATGCACACAAAGTAAACAATTCAGAAGAGAAGACACCCTGAAGAACTAGGACCTTAACTGATGCTGTTAATGTTCTTAAATATGGCCAGGGAAAATATGGGTACAAAACCACAGTATTTTAAGTGTTTGAATTTTAGATCACTGCAAGCTGAAAAAATTAACTGTAGCAGATATATAGCAAAAAAAGGGAATCAACATGTGACTAAGGATTCTGTGGTGTACTTGAAAAGCATATgacatacaaaaaaacaaaattattaaaagaaaaacataaagacCTGACTATGAATAAAATGCCAGGGGAAAAAAccctttatatttcctttttaggaTATTGTGTTTACTGTGAAATTATATGAATTCCAAGACAATTAAAAACCTAATATTCAGGGTCTCTTATACATGTGCATAGACACATTTTCTGAAGCAAGAACTTCCAATAATTCAAATTTCAACTGCCAGCCACATTTATGTCAGCCCAATTCAACGTCAACCAATGCATCCACAACTAACTAGAGAAAAGTTAACCATAAATTCTTAAAGAAGGTTTAAAAAATCCATAGCTTGCGTATAACACAATATTAAAATGGAGCATGATTTTAATAAATTGATggagtgttaaaaaaaagaatctatttgACATTGACAGCGGAAACTTTTTCTTTCCAGTGAGTgttccatttccttttctatgaAAATCATCATACTCCTTGGTTTTATATTGAAAAGTTACAAAATTCATAGTATCATATATGCTATTTATTGATTTTCAATGTTTACAATTAAACCATAATAAAAGTGAATTATCATAGTTAAGGAAGAGTATGTAAATATTACAGACCTTGATACTGTAGAAAATAATGGAAAGGCAGACCTACTAGGGAAGTAGAGGCAGGACAGGTAGATAGTATAATCTCATATGGTGGAGTTAAAACTATCAGATTGAAACACAAGAGGTTTAACTATAGTATTTAGAGTTTTAAAGGTAactacccagggcttccctggtggcgcagtggttgagaatctgcctgccaatgcaggggacacgggttcgagccctggtctgggaagatcccacatgccgcagagcaactgggcccgtgagccacaattactgagcctgcgcgtctggagcctgtgctccgcaacaagagaggccacgagccacgatagtgagaggcccgcgcaccgcaatgaagagtgcccccactcgccgcaactagagaaagccctcgcacagaaacgaagacccaacacagccaaaaataaaataaattaataaaataaaaaaaaaatactaaaaaaaaaaaaaaaaaaaaaggtaactaccCAGAAGAACCAAAAACGATAAAACAATCTACAAAAATTGGTAAATGGAGAGAGGGAAAATGAGAGGTATAGAAAGTAATGAAAGCATATAGTGTCCTATATGCCTCATTTTCATAATAGGGAGTCAACAGTATCATCCAATGTTAAGAAATCAAGAAATTGTGgcatacatatattatttacagTAACAGTAGTGTAACCAATAAAATCACTATAAACAGAAACTGTTAAAAGCAGCAGTCTCTTGGCATTTTTGCATTTTATGTGcttctgttcaatttttctttttctattttgtttttaaaacttgcaTATATTACTTTAGTCTTCATGTTTGGATTTCAAAACAAATAGGAATCTTTAGATCTAGGTTAACATTAGATATCTATAAACGTTCTTCATCCCTTGGTGACGACTGTTTCAGATAAATCTAATACCCTGACCCAGCACTTTCTAAATGCTGACATTACTAGGAAAACATGAGAGTAAAACTCAGTCCCTTTGATGGAGAacagagaggagggaaaaaaagcttcTATCTTTTGATCTAAAAACTAGTGATTTTCAAATGGCAGGGAACACAAGAGGGTGAATGAATAAGGCCCAAAATTATGCTTGTGAAGATGGTTAGTTAGTACAGAAACAAGGTCATTCAAGCCTAAGGGCCTCTTTCAAGACCAAGTAGCTTAGTTTAAATGATAATTAATCCATATATTAAGCTATATACACCCAAGAAATTGTATAACCTGAAATAAAACCACCTAGACAAAGTCCGCTGTAACATGGTTAACTGACAGGGTAGTAGTTACTATACTTTTGCAGGGTCCTGACCATAAAACTGTTTAACTAAGGTTGCTTCCAGAACTAGAATTAAGCATCCACTCATGCAAATAGACagttcagaaaaaagaaacattaagtaacttgcccaaattgAATAGCTTGCATAGCTGGTGACAAAACCCTCCAAGAAGGCTGAGATGAACCTACACCCTCCTAACAACATCCTAGGCAAGAAGGGAGAGTGTAGGGTCAAATAGGGCTTCCCTCAGGGGACTTTAGCCATCAAAGAGGAAAATCTTTCTCAGAAAAGCGTTAGTGGACTTCCCACTTACAATCCTTAGGCCAGAACTGAGTCAGATGCCTGCCAGCCCAGACACTGGGGAAGCCATAGAGTAGTCAGGGTGCATCTTCTGGGGCTTGGCACactaccactttaaaaaaatgagggaatCTGGGGTAGCATGGAAAAAGAGTGAAAGGCTGTTGGGCTGGAAACCAACAGAGTCGGTCATGTCACGTCTGTATTTAATATTTACCTAAATTTAAATCCTCATCTTCCATAGTAGGAAACTGTTAATATCTAAAACTGAGAAATAGCATTAAATCATGCTATTCAGAAATCCAGAGGTAAATGCTAGAAGAAATGGCTGAAAGAGTTTAAAATGGTTTCTCTGGGGAGTGG comes from the Balaenoptera ricei isolate mBalRic1 chromosome 16, mBalRic1.hap2, whole genome shotgun sequence genome and includes:
- the EIF4EBP2 gene encoding eukaryotic translation initiation factor 4E-binding protein 2; the encoded protein is MSSSAGSGHQPSQSRAIPTRTVPISDAAQLPHDYCTTPGGTLFSTTPGGTRIIYDRKFLLDRRNSPMAQTPPCHLPNIPGVTSPSTLIEDSKIEVNNLNNLNNHDRKHAVGDDAQFEMDI